The DNA region TATACACACTATTGGCAACTAATGCTTTAAAATACTCTGAAAAATTTAATGCTGGCAATATGATTGGGCAAATTACAAAAGTACTCGCCACAACATCATTAAAAGAAAAATAACGGAATAGATTAGGAAATACAAAATAGAATTTATTACTTTACATTTAACAGTAAACAATGACCATCATGAAATCTCAAAAAGAATATATTGCGTTGCTCAGCGAATATTTCCGCACTAAAGCTACCAGCTACGGTGTGGAGCGGATGGGACTTTTGGTTCTGTTAATAGAAGAAGCCATTAACTTGATTGAGAAAAACTCCTCTCATATCAAATCCGCCCAAGATTTTTTATACAGTTCGGATGAAATGTTCACATTGAGCGGTATTTGTATGCAACTCATTTTTATTGGTGAGAGTGTCAAGGTGCTTGATGCCAAAACAGAACACGACTATTTATTAAAATATCCCATGGAATGATATTATGGAGTTACAAGATATCATAGCACATGAATATCACCATATTGACGCTGAAGAAATATTTAAAGTGATCAAAATAGACTTCCCCATTTTACACAATACAATTTTGAAAATGAAATCTGACTTCTGAAAAAAGTAATCCCGATTTTATTTCAATTAGTTTTTGTTTAAAATTTCCTCCTATACTCTTTTAATAGCTTGCTCAAAAAGATTCTGCAAGCAAAAATAATAGCAGTTTACGATTTGCGCAAGAACTTCCTGCGTAATTCATAAGCTGTCCAACAAAAGCATCTAATCTTTTTATATTTATGAAACAAGTAGCTATCGTAGGCATACAAGGTGTGCCTGCAAAATATGGCGGCTTTGAGACTTTAGTGGAGAACATTATCGGTGATAACTGTTGCTCCGAAGTCCGTTATACCGTTTTTTGTAGTGGTAAGGATTATGCCACACGCATGAAAACCTACAAAGGAGCACAACTGAAGTACATCCCGCTATTCCATGCCAATGGGATGCAAAGCACTCCTTATGATATTCTGTCGATGCTTAGATGTTTGCGAGGTTATGATACTGTAATCATATTAGGTGTGTCAGGCTGTATTTTTTTGCCCGTCTTCAGACTGTTGTATCGGAAGCAATTAATAGTGAACATTGACGGGTTGGAACACCGGAGGGCCAAATGGGGTAAGTTTGCCAGATGTTTTCTGCGAACAAGTGAAGCGATGGCCGTACACTATGCTGACGTAATTATAGCCGACAATAAAGGAATACAGGAATACGTATGGAATACGTATCATAAGAAAGCCGAATTAGTAGCCTATGGAGGAGATCATGCACAAAGAAATGTCACCGAAGAAAGGCAGAACGAGATTATGAGGCAATATGGAATCACTCCCGAAAACTACGCTGTCAGTGTATGCCGTATTGAGCCGGAAAACAACTGTCATCTGATCCTGAAAGCCTTTGCTATTTCTGGAAAGAATCTGGTTTTTGTGGGAAATTGGGAACGGAGCGAATACAGCCGACGACTCAAAGAAGAATATTGCGGTCGAAAAAATATACAGATGGTAGATTCTGTGTATGACCTCGATATACTCTATGCACTGCGCAACCAATGCAGGTGCTATATCCACGGACATAGTGCAGGCGGCACAAATCCTTCGTTAGTGGAAGCTATGTTTTTCGGCAAACCGATTTTAGCTTACGACGTGATTTATAATCGCGAGACAACAGAAAACGAAGCTCATTACTTCAAAACAAGTGAAGAACTGGTAGAATTGCTACATGACAGCCCCGAGGGTGGATACAAGATGCGGGAGATTGCAAGGCAACATTATACCTGGGCTTTTATAGCTCAACAATATAAAGCATTACTTTCATCCCACAAATAACTAACCATCTTCACAAAAGAAAACTCATCAGTAAAATATTTTATAAACTATCCATACTTATCGAATTATTTATAGCGGCAAAGTGCCGGAAACAATCGCCTTACCTGGTAATTGTTTCCGGCACTGTCTTTATAGAAGAGCCATAGGAAGGAAAACATTCATCACTTTCCTAACGTCCAGTTAATAGCATTCCTGAACATCTTCGTGAAATCTTCCGTCTCATACAGCCTCTTGCTGTGCCCTATCTGGAAATAAACATTGCGCGCTTTTTTACCTTCGTTCACCCATACCACAGGATGGTCACCCATCTTGATGTCCGAAGCAGGCGTATAGGTAGCCTCATCAACACTGGCTAACACATGCACATTCGGACGTGGACTCTTGTCATAAGTGTACCACTCATCATCAGGCACCACGAAAGAAGCCTGCACCCCCTTCATCACCGGATGTTTCTTATCCTCCACAATCACCATACCATCAGCAAGCGGCGCTATATAATTCTGGAAACGTACACCTCCCATAAAATCAGAGAACCATTGCCACAGTGGAAAACCGTCAAACTCACCCAACAAAGTGGCATGATGGAAACCGATCCAACCGCCTTTACCTTCCTCTATATATTTAACGAAAGCATCTTCCGCCTCTTTCGGCCATGTATAAGGAGGATAATCCAACTGGATAATCAGATTGAACTGGGACAGATAAGTCTCCGTAATAGGTTTGGCATTGTTTATCTCGGTAATGCTGAAATTCATCTTTCCACTTTCATCGGTCAGCCACTTCAGACCCGCATCCGTAAATCCGCCATGCTGACCACCTCTTTCCGTCAATACCAGCACCTTAGTTCTATGCTTCTTACCAAGCAGATTCTCAGCCACCGTACGACGCAAATCTCCTTGCTCATTATCACCACTATAGTCCCAATACATACCACCCAATAAATCTCTATCCAAGATATATTGACACTTGATTGCCAGTGAACGGGCATTTTCAAAGCCGAATACCAGTGTATCATTCTCATTAACCAGATAAGGAACCTGTGCAACCGTATCCCACTTTTCAGTATAATCACCACTGGTGCTTCCTACTTTATTAAAATCCTGGAAACTGGGGTAACCATCTCCACCACGGCCATAAAAAGGCATCCCCATCACCAGCATGGAAGGGGGTACACCGGCTTTCAGATGCGCAGTAACAGCCTCATCCGACGTAATGCCTCCGCTGTTAGCAGACCGATAAAGTGCCGAATGGTGTTTTGGAGCAGAGGCCATGTCATAAGCCATGATATTCACAAAGTTGATAAAAGGAAGAATAGCCTTGAAGTCGATATACTTCGCTGAAGCCACAGTGGCAAGTGTCAGTTCTTTCCGATCACCTATCGCCGCCCTGATATCTTTCATCAAAAGCGTAAAGTTCTCCGTGTCATCGGGTGAAGCTGAAATGTTCGCCATGGAACTTGTGGGATATTCCCAGTCGATATCGATGCCATCCAGATCAAATTCCTTCACTACCCGGTCGCAATCTTTGGCAAACGCCCGGCGATATTCATCATTGGCAGCCATTTCACTGAAACGTCCGCTACCCCATCCGCCAACAGACAGAAGTACTTTCAATTCGGGATTTTGCTTCTTCAGATCCACAATCTGTTTCAAGCGTTCTTCATTGTCAATCCCGACGCCATCAAAACTTTCGTTTACATGACCGAAAGCATAATTGATATGCGTCATGTACTGGGGGTCCGGCATGATGTCACTCCAGGAAGTTACATACGCCACAATCACTTTGGAATTCAAGGGGTTCGCTGTGCTTTCCCCCGACTTGGTGGTGCTGCATGAAGCCAATATGGCTAAAGCAACCGCCATCATCATTCTAATCTTCTTCATAAATATTATAATTAATCTGCTGTTTGACGAATACGCGAACCTATCAATGCGTAATAGAGCATGAATATCTCGCCCAAAAGTACAATAAACCAAGACCATCTCCAACTTCCGAGCACATCAGCCAGTATTCCCTGCAACAAAGGCAGGATGGCACCACCCACTACACCTATCATAAATACCCCGGAAGCCACAGATGTATATTTACCCAAATGGGCTACGGACAGGGTAAAGATGGCTCCCCACATAATAGAATGGAACAACCCGACTGCCGTCAGCAACCACGGATTATTCAGAAGGATAGCCAACAAGGCAAGCACTCCTGCCGAAACCGTAGTTACAACCAACTGCACACGAGGAGAAATCTTACTCAAAGAGCTTCCTACCAACCGCCCTACGAGCATCCCGCCCCAATATAGGGTAGCCATTAATGCCGGAGATGCATAATTCATTTCAATGGCATACAAATTGATATTGGCACCTATACAGACTTCCACGCCCACATAACAGAATATAGCACAAACTCCTAAAGTGAGATGCCGGAACGACCAGATACTCTTTTCCAGCTTCTCACCTTTCTCTATCCGAGTTCCCTGTATATCCGGCAAAGATAGTTTCATTAACAGGAAAACAATCAAAGAAATCACCACTATCAGCACCAGGAACGGAACCATCAGCTGATCTATCCGGATATCTTCCATTGCCAAGCCACCGAAAACAACCCCCGTAACAAAATAAGGTGCCAAAGTGGTTCCTACGGAATTGGCAGAGCCACCAATGGCAAGACGTTGAATGGCTTGTGTACCTTTCACATGGCAAGCCGTGAGATAAGGATTGATAACCACCTGCAATATGGTAGCAGAGGCTCCCACCACAAAAGACCCCAGAAGAAAAATAAAGAAACCACCGGGAATAACATTTCCTCCGACATGCCAGTTGGCTTCCGGAAAGAAAACCGTAAAATAAGAGGAAGCGAAGAACAATCCAAGACCAGCCACCATTACCAGCAGTCCGCGCATCAGCGTACCTTTATAGCCATATTTACTAATCCAGGACGACCCTACCCGACCACAGACCGGATAAGCCAGAAACCAGGAAAAGGTGATCAATGTGGCGAATGTGTTTTTCAGGCCACCCACTTCGGCAAGGAATGTTTCTTTCAACGGTCCCTGGAACTGAGTATTGGCAGTAGTGAGGAAGCCTACAATGAAGAACAGGAATACCATTGTGATAAATGGCCCCATATAGTTCACTTGTTTTTCTTGTTGTGTCATAGTATCATGTATTAAATAAAAGAAATTCGCAATTCGGGTGAAGCTGAAGTACCGATGCAGGAACTTCCGGTGTAACGGGCCCCTCCAGCATTTTCCTGACGATATCCGCCTTATTCGCACCTTTGGCAACCAATATGATTTTACGGGCTTGCATGATATTCCGGATTCCCAAAGTAGCACCATCCAGTTCTTTCTCCGGCGGTGTATTCGTTTCCCGTCGGATACGTTCTTCCAGCTCAGCATTCATTTGAGTCACCCATGTTTCTCCGCCTAAGGGAGAACCCGGCTGATTAAAACCCAGATGGCCATTCTCACCCAATCCCAAAATCAGCAGGTCAATACCTCCACGACTCTCTATTTCCTGCTGGAAGAGCTTGCAGGCTTTGTCAAAATTGTCAGAAACTGTAGGTAACATCAGGAAGTTATCTTCTGGGATGCCCAGCGTATCGATCAGTTCTGTCTTCAGCATTGTGTAACATGCACCTGCATACTCACGGGGTACATTAGTCACCTCGTCCAATCCGAAGAAGGTAACAGAAGAAACATCAAAAGGATATCGGGAATAGATTTCTCCAACCAAACGGTGCAGGTTGCCGGTAGTACGCCCTGTAGAAAGTCCGATAACACTTTCCGGCTTATTCAGAATTTCACCAATAATGCGCCATGCAGCGATACAATCAAATTCTTTTTCACTCTTTGCTATAGTTATTTTCATGAGTCCACTTTCTTATCAATAATCATTAATCACTAACCATTAATCACTATTTACATATTCATCGCCACTGCGCCTGCACCCAGCAAACCTATAAAACCCGGGTTCAGTTTCGTGATTACCACACCATTGGTTACAAAGCGCATCGTAGTAGGATGAAGTTTCTCCAGTATTTTCTCATGAATATATCCGTCGGACACAATGCCACCACCCAATACCACCGTATCAGGATCAGTAACCCGTACCAGATTCATGATAAGATTTGCCAAAGCTTCCGAGGCATTTTCAACCAGAGCCACACACAGAGGATCTCCTTTCTGGCTTAGCGCAAAGACTTCGCTGATCAGTACCCGTTCTCCCTTTTCTGCCGGGATATGCAGATTGGTTTCATATCGGTTGCGAAGAAGACGGGCGCAATTATCAAAACCGATACCGGCGGCAATGGCCTCCACACAATCCATTCTTCCGCAACCACACTTAATGCCAAGATTCACTCCCACACGCACGTGTCCTACCTCACCCGCATTGAAGTGACTGCCACGTATCTGCCTGCCATTGATAACCGTACCGACAGCAATACCTGTACCTACATTAATATAAATAAAGTTTTTGGAAATTTGTCCGAATCCCCAGACGCGTTCGGCACGAGTGGCACTTTTCACATCATTATCTATATGGCAGGGAATACCATAAATATCCGACAATTCCTTTGCCAGCGCTATCGGTTGCGTCCGACTCGGATCAATCTGTAACCAAATGCCCTGATTAGGATCTACACGCCCTATCAGCCCGACTCCCATACCGACAGGTTTCTGGTCGCACCAGCCCACCGTACGGATATAATCATCGAGTGATGACTTTATGATTTCCGAAGCAGCTTGCTGATTAAAATATCCGGAGTCATATTTCTTATACCTTAAAATATTACCATGGCTGTCCACCTCACCAATCAGTAGCTTGGTTCCACCCAAATCAAGACCTAAATAAGTTTCCATTCTTTATTGCGCTTTTAATATTGTTTACTGTCCACAATATTACGCACTATCAGGAAAACGGAAGTTGATTATCTAACAAAAAAGGTTTAATACCTGTCCGTAGTGGTTAAAAAGCTATCTTTAATACTTTAAATTTTGCTGGGACTCGTACCAAACTGCTTTTTAAAGCAAGTACTGAAGTATTTTGAGTCAGAAAATCCAACCATGGAAGATACTTCACCAATCGAAAATCTTCGGGAAGCCAGAAGTTCTTTCGCCTTATTCAAACGGACAATACGGATAAAATCATTAGGTCCCTGCCCGGTCAAGGTCTTGATCTTATTATAAACGGAAGTACGGCTCATGCCCAACATACGGCAAAAGTCGTTGATAGAGAATTCTGAATTAGAAAGTTCTTCATCAATCACTTCCATCACTTTATCCATAAACTCCTTGTCCAATTGGCTGGTATAATCTGTATCTTCCGGTGGAGTATCCATGGACAACACCGTATCGCGAAGATGCTGCCTGTTCTGGAGGATATTCCGTATCCGGACTTTCAGGACAGAGAGGTCGAAAGGCTTGATTATATAGTCATTCGCCCCGGCTTCGAGTCCGAATATGATATTCTCCCTTTCACTCAGGGCCGTCAATAGTATCACAGGAATATGGCTCGTATCGACAGAAGATTTCAGTATACGGCACAATTCATCACCTTCTAACACAGGCATGACAATATCCGATATAATGATATCCGGATTGATCTCCCTCGCCATCTCCAAAGCCTTCCCGCCATCGGGCACTCCGATTACTTTATATTCTGATGACAAACTGTTCATCAGATACTCCCTCATATCTTTATCATCCTCAGCCAGAAGTAACACATTCTTACCGGCATCTTCCTGTTCCGGGAAGGTATCAACAGCGGGTATTTCCAAAGTATTTTCTTTTCGCTCAACAACTATCCCCGACTTTATCTTCAACGGGAATGTAACGGTAAATGCCGTCCCTTTACCTTCCGTACTGCTAAACGAAATATCACCGTGATGCTGCTTCACAATCCTCCGTGTAATCATCAGCCCGATACCTGAACCCGTTTCCTGAAAGTTCATGGCATTCTGTGCCCGATAGTACTCATGGAAGATATTTCCTTGTTCTTCCTTCGGAATGCCGATACCTGTATCTTTTACTTCAATCGACCATTTCTTCTTCGTTGTTCTTACCGTAATATAGATAATCCCTCTCTCCGTATACTTCAAGGCATTCGAAAGGAGATTGTCCACAATATGATCCATCTTATCCCGATCCATCCACACCTGCGGCATGTCCGCCTCTGCCTGTAACTGAATTTCCACTCCCTTTTGCAGGACGGCCATGTGGAACTCCGCTATCTTTTCTTCCAGATAAGCTTTGATATCGTAAGGAGAGACTTTCAGGCATTCAGCATGCAGTTCCGTTTTCTGTAAGTCCAACAACTGAGTAACCATACTCAGCAGTTTCTCGGCATTCTTCACAGCTACCGACACTATCTTCTTACTTTCTTCCGGGAGTTCCCGCTGTGCTTCAAGGTCGCTCAGAGGTGCCTTTATCAAGCTGATCGGGGTGCGTATATCATGCGCTATGCTGATAAAGGAACGTATCTTCTCCTTTACCCGGTCTTCATTGGCTTTATGCCTCCGATACTGCACAAAGATGTAAATAAAAACAGAAAGCAATATAAAATAAAACAGCAATGCCCACCATGAAACCCAGTAAGGACTATTGATTACCACCTTCAGACTGCGCTCCCCTATCTGTTGCCCGGTATATTTATCAAATGCCCGCAACCGGAATGTGTAGGTACCGGAAGAAAGGTCCATATAGTTCACGTTCCGTACCGAATTGGAGTGTTCCCATTCTTCATTATGCCCCTCCAACATATACTCATACCTGATTCTGTGTGGAGCCGTAAAATTGATGGCAGAGAAAGAGATGGAGAATGAATTCTGATTATAGTTCAAGCCGATCTTCTGCGTGTCGTTGATATTAGTCTTTAAAAGGGAACCTTTCATACCCGCCTTCACCGATTCATAAAGCAATTTAAAATCTGTCAGTATCAGTTTGACAGGACCATGCTGTCCGAAATCCAGCGAAGGAGAAAAGGTGATCACTCCCTCTGCCGTACCCCAAGCTAGGCATCCGTCATTCAGTTTAAAGGCTGCATTAGGGTTATAATATCCCCAGGTAATATCCAGAAAATCATTTGCACTGATCAGAATATCTTTTGATAAGTCCAGACAATAGAGTTCTTTTTCCGTACTGAACCAGATACGGCCGTCGTTATCTTCCAACAGGCTATTGATGGAATTGGAGGCAAGACCGTTATCCGTAGTATAGACACGCGCCTCTCCTCTATCAGGGTTGAAACGCACCAATCCTTCTCCGTCGGTGGCAAGCCATATATCCCCGGATGAAGATTGTAATAGACATCGGATAGGATAGTGCAGGGAAATGTCCCCGAACTTCTGGTGCCACTGTATTTCCCCCGTAGCTTTATCAAAAATAGCCAGACCACTACATCCTGCTATCAGTAATGAACCGTCTTTACCGGCCCTCAAGTCTCCTACACAATCAATCGGATAATAGGTATAAGTATCTGTCAGCATATTATAGCGTGTAAATTCGCCTTCAATACCCCCTACCCAAAGACAATCACCTTCCGCATGGATAGCATAAATGTAATCGGTTGCCACACCCTTGTCCGAACCGGTTTTCCGTTTTTCCATCTTTTGCACCTTACCTGTTCGCTTATGAATGGCATAAAGACCGATGCCATATCCGCCGGCCCAGATATTTCCTCTTGAGTCTTCAGCAAGAGCCAACACTACTTTAGAGCCATGCCATGTACCATCCAGGAAGTGCTTCCATTGGCGCTGTTTGGATTGGTAAAGGCTGACCCCATTGTTTGTGCCATACCAGCAATCTCCCTCTGAATCCTGAAATATGACATTGATATGATCCGATTTCAGGGAATTGACATTATTCTGTTCATGCTTCATTCTCCTTACATCAGGAATATTGGGGTCTAAATAGCTGATACCATTAGTGGAGGTACTCACCCAAATGCCGCCAAATTCATCTACACAGATATCGGAAACGGTATTGCCATTCAGACTTCTTTCATCATCTTCATTGGTAATATAATGCTTCAGAAGCCGTTCCGTGGTTCTGTCTATCTGGAAAACACCGGCACCGTCAGCGCCTATCAGCAAGGTATTATCAGGAGCCTGCGCAAAAGTACGAATGGGAACATGGGGGATGAACTCTTTGAAAGACCGCACTTTCCTTGTTGATTTATCCACGACAAAAGCCCCGTCGGAAAAAGTACCTACAAATAATTTATCTCCGAAAGCACACAATGATTCGACATGCATTTCCGCGGGAAGAGGTATCGCTTCCTCTGAAGAAAAAACGGTTTTATTCGCTCGCTTCAGCCGATAGATACCTTGATTGGTTCCGGCACAGAATTCGGTATCATCTGTCTGCACCATGCAATTGACGCATTGACCCTCCAACCCGGCAAGCAATAAGCCAGACTCTTTTTCCCAACAGTAAACACCCGTTGACATACACACCCAAAGGCGGTTGTCCGCATCAAAAAGGATATTATTCAAGACCGGGGAAGAAAGATATCCGGATGCATCGACACGCAGTTGAAAAGCATCCGTCCGGTTATCGTACGCGTATATTTTCCCGTTCTTCAAAGCAATCCAGATATTCCCCGAATAATCGCAGATCATGGTAGTGGAAGACAGGATATGATCTTTGGACTCCACCGTTTCGTCCAGCTGATAATGTTTTATTTCATTGCCGTCATACCGGTCTACCCCCATATGAGTATAGGTCCATATAAAACCGGCAGAATCTTTACTGACCTGAAACACCTGCCGGCTGCTCAACCCTTCTTTTATACTCAGGGAACGAAACGAACCTGCAAATAAAGTGAAACATTGAAGGAGAAATATAAGTAAGGTGAAAATGTATTTTATCATAATATCGTTATTATCTGCCCGCATTATACATTTATAGGTTTCGCGGATGCAATATTAGACACAAATATAAAAAAAGTGGTTTAAAAACTATCCAAATAGGTTTGATTTCTATTACTTTTGTCCATCAAACCAATAAACCGTGATAAGCCATGCTCAGCAAGCTTAAATTAAACCAGCTCTATTTCAAAGATACGCAGTTCGCTAACCTGATGACGCGACGCATCTTCAACGTCCTTCTGATAGCCAATCCTTATGACGCTTTCATGCTGGAAGATGACGGACGCATTGACGAGAAAATCTTTAATGAATATACTTCACTTTCTCTGCGCTACCCCCCCCGCTTTACCCAGGTGTCTACCTGTGAAGAAGCTCTGGCACAACTCTCTACCGTACCGTTCGATCTCATCATCTGTATGCCGGGAACGGGAGATAATGACAGTTTCGACGTAGCGCGGCACATCAAGAGCCTTTATGAGCATATTCCCATGGTGATACTGACCCCTTTCAGCCACGGCATCACCAAACGCATCGCCAACGAAGACCTGAGTCCTTTCGAATATATCTTCTGCTGGCTGGGTAACACGGATCTGCTGGTGTCTATCATCAAACTGATAGAGGACAAGATGAACCTGGAACACGACGTAAATGAAGTAGGTGTGCAGGTGATCCTGGTTGTGGAGGACGGTATCCGTTTCTATTCATCCATATTGCCCAACCTCTATAAGTTCGTATTGAAGCAGAGCCAGGAGTTCAGTACCGAAGCTTTGAATGCCCATCAGCGCACGTTGCGTATGCGTGGACGTCCGAAGATTGTACTGGCCCGTACGTATGAAGAAGCTATAGGCATTTACGAGAAATACAAGAATAATATATTAGGAGTCATTACCGATGTCCGCTTTCCACGTGTGGAACGTGGTGAAAAGGACGGACTTGCCGGTATCAAGCTTTGCGCTGCCATCCGTAAGGAAGATCCCTTCGTACCGCTCATCATTCAGTCGTCAGAATCGGAGAATGCACTTTATGCTTCAAAATATGGTGCCGCCTTTATCGATAAGAATTCCAAGAAGATGGACGTAGACCTGCGCCGCATCGTATCGGACAATTTCGGTTTCGGTGACTTCATCTTCCGCAATCCCGACACGCTGGAAGAGATAGCACGTGTAAAGAACCTGAAGGAATTACAAAACATCCTTTTTGCCGTACCGGCAGAGTCATTCCTTTATCATATCAGCCGCAACCATGTCAGCCGCTGGCTCTACTCACGCGCCATGTTCCCGGTAGCAGAGTTTCTGAAACCTATCACCTGGAACAGTTTGCAGGATGTGGATGCCCACCGTAAAATCATCTTCGAAGCAATTGTGAAATACCGCAAGATGAAGAACCAGGGTGTGGTAGCAGTATTCAAGCGTGACCGTTTCGACCGCTACTCCAACTTCGCCCGTATAGGTGACGGTTCATTGGGAGGTAAAGGGCGCGGCCTCGCTTTCATCGACAATATGGTGAAGCATCATCCTGAATTCGAAGAATTCGATAACGCCCGTGTTGCCATACCCAAGACCGTAGTGCTCTGTACTGATGTCTTCGACGAGTTTATGGAGACAAACAATCTGTATCAGGTGGCCCTTTCGGATGCGGAGGACGATGTGATTCTGCGATACTTCCTGAAAGCGAAGTTACCCGACCGACTGGTAGAAGACTTCTTTACCTTCTTTGATGTAGTGAAGTCTCCGCTTGCCATCCGTTCGTCTTCTTTGCTGGAAGATTCACACTATCAGCCTTTTGCCGGAATATACAATACGTATATGATCCCCTATCTGGATGATAAATACGAAATGCTCCGTATGTTGTCCGATGCCATAAAAGGCGTGTACGCTTCGGTCTACTTCCGCGACAGTAAAGCATATATGCAGGCCACAAGCAATGTCATCGACCAGGAAAAGATGGCGGTCATTCTGCAAGAGGTAGTCGGCAACCAATATGGTGACCGTTACTACCCCAGTATGTCCGGTGTGGCACGCTCGCTGAACTATTATCCTATCGGTGATGAAAAAGCTGAAGAAGGTACTGTGAACCTCGCCCTCGGTTTGGGAAAATATATCGTAGACGGTGGCATGACGCTCCGCTTCTCTCCCTATCATCCCCACCAGATATTGCAGACCAGCGAAATGGAAATAGCACTGAAAGAGACGCAAACCCGTTTCTACGCTCTCGACCTGCATAATGCCGGACACGATTTCTCTATGGATGACGGCTTCAACCTGCTGAAACTGCACGTGAAAGAGGCGGAAAAGGACGGAGCACTGAATTATATAGCCTCTACCTACGATCCCTACGACCAGATTATCCGTGACGGTCTATATCCCGGCGGACGCAAAGTCATTACCTTCGCCAATATCCTGCAACACGACGTTTTCCCGTTGGCACGCATACTGCAACTGGTACTGAAATACGGTGAACAGGAAATGCGCCGCCCCGTCGAAATAGAATTTGCCGCCACCATGAGCCGGGAACAGGACAAATCGGGTACTTTCTACCTGTTGCAGATACGCCCCATCGTAGATACGAAAGAGATGCTGGATGAAGATTTGACAGCCATACCGGACGATAAAGTACTGCTTCGCTCCAACAATTCCCTGGGACATGGAATTATGAATGATATCTATGATGTCATCTATGTGAAGACGGATGATTACAGCGCATCGCACAATCAAGAGATTGCCTGGGAAATAGAGAAACTGAACCAGCAATTCCTTGATGAAGGCAGGAACTATGTTCTCGTTGGTCCCGGACGTTGGGGTAGCAGTGACACATGGCTGGGTATTCCTGTAAAATGGCCGCACATCAGTGCCGCCCGCGTCATTGTGGAAGCCGGATTGACGAATTATCGCGTAGATCCCAGCCAGGGAACCCACTTCTTCCAGAACCTGACTTCGTTCGGTGTAGGCTACTTCACTATTAATGCCTTTATGAATGATGGCGTGTATGATCAGGACTTCCTGAATGCACAACCGGCCGTACACGAAAGCAAGTATCTGCGGCATGTCCACTTCGAACAACCTGTAACGGTAAAGATGGATGGCAAGAAGAAGCTGGGTATTGTGCTCTTACCCGGTGAGTGAACATGCA from Bacteroides sp. MSB163 includes:
- a CDS encoding PEP/pyruvate-binding domain-containing protein, encoding MLSKLKLNQLYFKDTQFANLMTRRIFNVLLIANPYDAFMLEDDGRIDEKIFNEYTSLSLRYPPRFTQVSTCEEALAQLSTVPFDLIICMPGTGDNDSFDVARHIKSLYEHIPMVILTPFSHGITKRIANEDLSPFEYIFCWLGNTDLLVSIIKLIEDKMNLEHDVNEVGVQVILVVEDGIRFYSSILPNLYKFVLKQSQEFSTEALNAHQRTLRMRGRPKIVLARTYEEAIGIYEKYKNNILGVITDVRFPRVERGEKDGLAGIKLCAAIRKEDPFVPLIIQSSESENALYASKYGAAFIDKNSKKMDVDLRRIVSDNFGFGDFIFRNPDTLEEIARVKNLKELQNILFAVPAESFLYHISRNHVSRWLYSRAMFPVAEFLKPITWNSLQDVDAHRKIIFEAIVKYRKMKNQGVVAVFKRDRFDRYSNFARIGDGSLGGKGRGLAFIDNMVKHHPEFEEFDNARVAIPKTVVLCTDVFDEFMETNNLYQVALSDAEDDVILRYFLKAKLPDRLVEDFFTFFDVVKSPLAIRSSSLLEDSHYQPFAGIYNTYMIPYLDDKYEMLRMLSDAIKGVYASVYFRDSKAYMQATSNVIDQEKMAVILQEVVGNQYGDRYYPSMSGVARSLNYYPIGDEKAEEGTVNLALGLGKYIVDGGMTLRFSPYHPHQILQTSEMEIALKETQTRFYALDLHNAGHDFSMDDGFNLLKLHVKEAEKDGALNYIASTYDPYDQIIRDGLYPGGRKVITFANILQHDVFPLARILQLVLKYGEQEMRRPVEIEFAATMSREQDKSGTFYLLQIRPIVDTKEMLDEDLTAIPDDKVLLRSNNSLGHGIMNDIYDVIYVKTDDYSASHNQEIAWEIEKLNQQFLDEGRNYVLVGPGRWGSSDTWLGIPVKWPHISAARVIVEAGLTNYRVDPSQGTHFFQNLTSFGVGYFTINAFMNDGVYDQDFLNAQPAVHESKYLRHVHFEQPVTVKMDGKKKLGIVLLPGE